The genomic window GTTTTGAGCAGCTAGGAATTAGCTATGCTGTACTCGGAGGCATGGCTTTAGTCCTGCACGGCTATAGAAGGCTGACTGAAGATGTAGATTTGCTGCTGACTGATGCTGGGTTAAGTCAGTTTCAGGAGCATTTAGAAGGACGAGGCTATGTGAAAGCTTTTGCAGGGGCTAAGAAAACCTTTAGAGATACAAATACGGGGGTTAGAGTCGAAATTATTACTACGGGGGAGTTTCCTGGAGATGGAAAACCCAAACCCATCAGCTTTCCAGATCCCAGTCAGGTAAACGTAAAAATTGATGGCATTTCTGTAGTCGATTTGAAGACTTTAATCGAACTGAAGCTAGCTTCAGGTTTATCTGCATCAGACAGGTTGAAAGATTTAGCAGATGTACAAGAGTTGATTCGGACGCTGAAT from Merismopedia glauca CCAP 1448/3 includes these protein-coding regions:
- a CDS encoding nucleotidyltransferase family protein, producing MLTDRVWQEIDLFFMQQGSVFETLKQLDERFEQLGISYAVLGGMALVLHGYRRLTEDVDLLLTDAGLSQFQEHLEGRGYVKAFAGAKKTFRDTNTGVRVEIITTGEFPGDGKPKPISFPDPSQVNVKIDGISVVDLKTLIELKLASGLSASDRLKDLADVQELIRTLNLPSELELNDSVRSEYMRLWLSVEEARQRNLER